The window CAGAGGACTTCTCGACGGAGGAGATCGAGACGCAAGCCGACCGGTTTGCGCGAGCGAAAGCCCTGTTCCAACAGGACGACGAGGGCCAGACGCTCTGGGAACGATTCTCCGGACGAACCACTGAGATGCAACGCCTCTACCCCGGGGCGGATGTCACGGCCCGGATGCAATCAACGGTCGGTGGCAGCGAGGTTCCCGATGAGTCCGAAATCCGGGGGTTGCTGGACGACGCCCAGAGCCACCGACAACGAGTTGTCGAAGCACAGTACGAGCGCATCACGGGCGAGACGCCGTCGAAGGACACCCCCGAGGAGATCGTCTCGAGTCTCGTGACGTGGCTCTACGCTCACGATGGGAGCAACAAGGAGACTGCTGACCGTGTCTCCGTCGAGTTTAGCGCCGTGACCATCGACGACCTCTACGAACTCTTCGAGACTGCATGGGACGGTGGAGATTTCTCGGAGGGTGATCTCGTAGACCCGGCCGTAATTCAGGAGACGAAGCGCTATGCCGATGCGCGTCGACTCCTCGAGAGCACCGACCACGGGAAGAGTCTGTGGTCGCAACTGCGTGGGGCATCGCGACGGCTTGAGGAGGGGTATTCCAACCATCCGACGACTCAGCAGATTGAGGAGACGCTCGCTGAGTCAAAGCCACCGAGCGTTAACAAGGTAGAGAGACTCCTTGACGAAGCCCAGAACCCATTCGAGATTGAGGAGCGATTAGCAGATCTCGCTGAGGAACTTCAAGCGGAATACCCCGAGCACGAGACTACTGCTGCGGTCAAGGCTGTAGTCGAAGGTGGTGAACTTCCCGATGAAGAACAGGCGGGCGATCTGATTGAAGAGGCAGAAGAATTGCTTAGAGGCGGTGATGACCAGCTTCACCGCGTCCGTGAAATGATTGATGAACTTGAGGAAGGAGATATAGTCTTAGTAGAATCTGCGGGCGATAATACGAATTAATCGCGGTTCGACCTACAAACTACGTCCGTTTACACCTCCTCGAATATGTCCTCTATTGTAATCTTGAGGTCAGAAAATTCGTCATCCAGACCTTCTTCATACATGCATTCAGCTATCTCTCGCGCATTCTGTACCTTCCCGTCGCCATAATTACATTCCTGTTTTAACATCGCCTCCGCGTCATCATAGTGTCCAATATCGATGGTGTCATCGACCGACAAGACCTCCTGAATCGCATCTGGGTGGAAATAATTCTCAATCTCTCGTCTGTCGAGTAGCCAGCAATCTAAATCGATTCGCTCGGATTCGTCTTTCAGTATTCGAGATTGTTCTCCCAGCTCACCCCCTTCGGTCTCTCTATCACTGTCAATGAGGATGCCTGAGTTCCGATTGATCTGTTTCATGTTTTCCAATTGGTGTTGGAGGTTTCCACCGCCGGCAGGCTGGATTGTCACGTTGAGGCTACGCCAATCCTCGAATTCGTTGTGGCAAATCACTTCAACTACGGTGGCATCAGAGGCTCCCTCCGTATACAGCACGTAATCGCTCTGGAGAATGTCGCTGTTCTTTGCCCCGATGGCCTCTATGGCCTCAAATCCGTCGTCGTTGACGACTTTGAACTCCGCTTCCCCACCATCATTCGAGGCGACGATGAGGCTTCCATTTTGGTGGCTGTTTATGAGTGACTGTGAGTGAGTCGTGATGATGACTTGGTTCCCTTGCTCTGAAATGTCGCGGAGTGTCTTCCCCATCTCCCTGACTGCACTAGGGTGGAGCGAATTTTCTGGCTCTTCGTACAGAACAGAATATCCATCACCGTATTGAGAGTCAGCGTACGATTTCATCATCGAGAGGATGAACTGATTGCCGACCCCTGACCCGCGCTCAGATAACGACATCCACTCCCCGAGATTATCGTCCTTGACTTTGATGTCGGGCGAAATTGATTTCGAGAGATCGACTTCACCGATATCTATTTTCACGTTGTTGATATGGGGATGTTGGCTAGAAATCACCGTGTTGAGAGCGATCTTGATGTCCTCAGACTGTTCTTCTAACTCCTCACGGATTTCTCGCTTCTTCTCATCGAGCGTGTCGCTACTAAACACAGGAGACATGAGTCTCGTTAGCCATGAATCGCGGGTCAGCGAAGTCTCACTGTTATAATCGCGCTCCGCAAGAACGGTAACCGTCTCGGGAAGTTGGTCTTGAATGTACTCTCGCGAGTCTGATTTACTCAACTCCTCACCGTCAACCTCCACAGCACCGGCATCAAGCTCCTCACTATTGATGTACACCGCGCTAGGAGTCCTTCCCCCCGCGGACTCGTGCCGAACCGTTATCGCGAATTCATCATCCTCGAGGTACTCTTCTGTCAAATCCTCTTTCAGAGTCTCAGAAATTCCATCGAATTCGCAGTGAAGAGTTATCGTGTTACTCACATCGTGTTTATGAAACCCTGATTCGGATGGTGTATCGAAATTCAGTAGTAGGTCGATAGCCTCCAGCAAAGACGACTTACCTACGTCATTCTTTCCGATAACGACGTTGTAGGCCCCGAAATCGATCTGGGCTTGCTTAATCGCCTTGTAGTTC is drawn from Halobellus limi and contains these coding sequences:
- a CDS encoding ATP-dependent nuclease, giving the protein MTDMNIASFTIRNYKAIKQAQIDFGAYNVVIGKNDVGKSSLLEAIDLLLNFDTPSESGFHKHDVSNTITLHCEFDGISETLKEDLTEEYLEDDEFAITVRHESAGGRTPSAVYINSEELDAGAVEVDGEELSKSDSREYIQDQLPETVTVLAERDYNSETSLTRDSWLTRLMSPVFSSDTLDEKKREIREELEEQSEDIKIALNTVISSQHPHINNVKIDIGEVDLSKSISPDIKVKDDNLGEWMSLSERGSGVGNQFILSMMKSYADSQYGDGYSVLYEEPENSLHPSAVREMGKTLRDISEQGNQVIITTHSQSLINSHQNGSLIVASNDGGEAEFKVVNDDGFEAIEAIGAKNSDILQSDYVLYTEGASDATVVEVICHNEFEDWRSLNVTIQPAGGGNLQHQLENMKQINRNSGILIDSDRETEGGELGEQSRILKDESERIDLDCWLLDRREIENYFHPDAIQEVLSVDDTIDIGHYDDAEAMLKQECNYGDGKVQNAREIAECMYEEGLDDEFSDLKITIEDIFEEV